A single genomic interval of Selenobaculum gibii harbors:
- a CDS encoding dihydroorotate dehydrogenase electron transfer subunit, with the protein MPKYAIDGEILTNAFISDGVKEVVISVPEIARQSKAGQFVHLKIAQTELLRRPISISDVDDKAGTLHLIYRIVGKGTKMLSTLRKGDIVNCLGPLGNGFDLNCQRPLLVGGGMGIAPLIYLAKQFNPQSTSILLGGKNTVEMFWKDCFKKLAQQIYVTTDDGSIGFKGFTVDLLPELLRENEYDRIYVCGPHIMMEGVAKIAKQSNIPCQVSLEKYMACGIGACLSCTCESKNGGKRKKVCTDGPVFWAEEVL; encoded by the coding sequence TTGCCTAAATATGCAATTGATGGTGAGATTTTAACTAATGCATTTATTTCTGATGGTGTAAAAGAAGTTGTGATTTCTGTCCCTGAGATTGCACGGCAGTCGAAAGCTGGACAATTTGTTCATCTTAAAATTGCCCAGACGGAATTACTGCGCCGACCAATTAGTATTTCAGATGTAGATGATAAAGCTGGTACTTTGCATTTGATTTATCGAATTGTTGGCAAAGGGACAAAGATGCTGTCAACTTTGCGAAAAGGTGATATTGTTAATTGCCTTGGACCTTTAGGTAATGGCTTTGATTTGAATTGTCAGCGCCCACTTTTAGTGGGCGGTGGCATGGGAATCGCGCCTCTTATTTATTTGGCAAAACAATTTAATCCTCAAAGTACATCTATTTTACTTGGTGGGAAAAATACGGTAGAAATGTTTTGGAAAGATTGCTTTAAGAAGTTAGCTCAGCAAATTTATGTTACGACGGATGATGGCTCTATTGGTTTTAAAGGGTTTACGGTAGATTTACTTCCGGAATTGCTTAGGGAAAATGAATATGATCGTATTTATGTTTGTGGTCCGCATATCATGATGGAAGGCGTAGCAAAAATTGCAAAACAGAGTAATATTCCTTGTCAGGTTTCTTTAGAAAAATATATGGCATGTGGAATTGGCGCATGTCTTTCATGTACGTGTGAAAGTAAAAATGGTGGAAAGCGTAAAAAGGTATGTACAGATGGACCTGTATTTTGGGCTGAGGAGGTATTGTGA
- a CDS encoding dihydroorotate dehydrogenase, which translates to MKQKDMLTVEIAGIKMKTPVMTGSGTFGFGEEYADFLDLNEIGAIVVKGTTLLPRSGNPGVRIAETPSGMLNCIGLENPGVDYFLSDILPRIKQYRAPIIVNMSGSSVEEYGVLAKRLDVDGVAAVELNISCPNVREGGIAFGTNRDSATAVVREVKANTKKPVIVKLSPNVTDIVDMALAVEAAGADAISMINTLIGMAIDIKMQRPILGNVIGGLSGPAVKPVALRMVWQVSQAVKIPIIGMGGIASSEDAIEFLLAGASAVAVGTANFVNPAIAKEVADGIQEYLKDHQLSNVKELVGQLKVNK; encoded by the coding sequence ATGAAGCAGAAAGATATGCTCACAGTTGAAATTGCAGGAATAAAGATGAAAACGCCTGTGATGACAGGTTCAGGAACCTTTGGTTTTGGTGAAGAATATGCGGATTTTCTTGACTTAAATGAAATCGGGGCAATTGTAGTAAAAGGAACGACTTTGTTGCCACGAAGTGGAAATCCAGGTGTACGCATTGCGGAAACACCTAGTGGAATGCTAAATTGCATCGGTTTAGAAAACCCGGGTGTAGACTATTTTTTAAGTGATATTTTACCTCGAATAAAACAATATCGTGCGCCAATTATTGTGAATATGTCTGGAAGTAGCGTTGAAGAATATGGTGTACTTGCGAAACGTCTTGATGTAGATGGTGTAGCTGCTGTTGAGCTTAATATATCTTGTCCTAATGTAAGAGAAGGCGGAATCGCTTTTGGAACAAATAGGGATAGTGCGACTGCGGTCGTTCGTGAAGTAAAAGCAAATACCAAAAAGCCTGTAATCGTGAAATTATCGCCGAATGTTACTGATATTGTTGATATGGCGTTAGCCGTTGAAGCGGCTGGTGCAGATGCAATTTCCATGATTAATACGTTGATTGGAATGGCGATTGATATTAAAATGCAAAGACCTATTTTAGGCAATGTAATTGGTGGTTTATCTGGACCAGCTGTTAAACCTGTAGCTTTGCGGATGGTATGGCAAGTTTCACAAGCAGTAAAAATACCGATTATCGGTATGGGCGGGATTGCAAGTAGTGAAGATGCAATTGAGTTTTTGTTAGCTGGTGCAAGTGCAGTGGCGGTAGGAACTGCAAATTTTGTGAATCCAGCGATTGCAAAAGAAGTTGCAGATGGTATTCAAGAATACTTAAAAGATCATCAATTGTCCAATGTAAAGGAACTTGTTGGACAGTTAAAGGTAAATAAATAA
- the pyrF gene encoding orotidine-5'-phosphate decarboxylase codes for MADHRLIVALDFHNMDKVKALVTELGDSVIYYKVGMELFYSVGTEVIAYLREQKKEIFLDLKLHDIPNTTAQGLASLMKLGVTMLNVHATGGYTMMKTAVENLEKQASTLNTPRPKLIAVTILTSMNETDWQGLGQTMKIQEQVVRLAKLTKEAGLDGVVASPREAALIRQACGDDFLIVTPGVRPVGAAVNDQSRIATPASALENGASHLVVGRPITAADDPKAAAQKIIAEMETIQ; via the coding sequence ATGGCAGATCATAGATTAATTGTAGCCTTAGACTTTCATAATATGGATAAAGTTAAAGCGCTTGTCACGGAACTAGGGGACAGTGTGATCTATTATAAGGTTGGTATGGAGCTGTTTTATAGTGTGGGAACGGAAGTGATTGCGTATTTACGCGAGCAAAAAAAAGAAATTTTTCTTGATTTAAAGCTACATGATATTCCCAATACGACGGCTCAAGGCTTGGCTTCATTGATGAAACTTGGCGTTACTATGCTGAATGTACATGCAACAGGCGGGTATACAATGATGAAAACCGCTGTAGAAAATTTAGAAAAACAAGCGTCTACCTTAAATACACCAAGACCAAAGCTGATCGCTGTAACTATTTTAACGAGTATGAATGAAACTGATTGGCAAGGTTTAGGTCAGACAATGAAAATTCAGGAACAAGTGGTGCGATTGGCTAAGCTTACCAAAGAGGCTGGGTTAGATGGTGTAGTGGCATCGCCCCGTGAAGCTGCATTGATTCGTCAGGCTTGTGGAGATGATTTTCTTATTGTTACTCCAGGTGTTCGTCCTGTTGGTGCAGCGGTCAATGATCAAAGTCGTATTGCTACGCCAGCAAGTGCATTAGAAAATGGTGCGAGTCATCTCGTTGTGGGGCGCCCAATTACAGCGGCTGATGATCCGAAAGCAGCGGCGCAAAAAATAATTGCAGAAATGGAGACGATACAATGA
- the pyrE gene encoding orotate phosphoribosyltransferase has translation MTEAEVKELFIQTGAIMEGHFLLTSGLHSPMYVEKFQVLQHPKHTESLCKALADKFADQNIEVVVGPVTGGILLAHEVGKALGTRAIFTEREDGKMTFRRGFKLAKGERVLIVEDIVTTGGSVKEVVDAVKAQGGIPVGIGMLVNRSGGKVDFGGVPYQALLNLTVTTYKPEACPLCQAGEPMTKRGSRNLNK, from the coding sequence ATGACGGAAGCAGAAGTAAAAGAACTTTTTATCCAAACTGGGGCGATTATGGAAGGCCATTTTCTTTTAACGTCAGGATTACATAGTCCGATGTACGTTGAAAAGTTTCAAGTATTACAACATCCAAAGCATACGGAAAGTTTATGTAAGGCGTTAGCTGATAAATTTGCCGATCAAAACATAGAGGTAGTAGTTGGGCCTGTAACAGGAGGTATTTTACTTGCACATGAGGTAGGAAAAGCTTTAGGAACAAGAGCGATTTTTACTGAACGTGAAGATGGGAAAATGACGTTTCGCCGTGGATTTAAATTGGCAAAGGGTGAAAGAGTCTTAATTGTTGAAGATATCGTAACAACAGGTGGTTCGGTAAAAGAGGTTGTTGATGCGGTAAAAGCGCAAGGTGGTATTCCTGTCGGAATCGGTATGCTTGTAAATCGCAGTGGTGGTAAAGTTGATTTTGGTGGGGTGCCATACCAAGCGCTATTAAACTTAACAGTAACTACTTACAAACCAGAAGCATGTCCATTATGCCAGGCTGGAGAGCCAATGACAAAACGTGGTAGCCGTAATTTAAATAAATAA
- a CDS encoding RrF2 family transcriptional regulator, producing MKLSTKGRYGVAAMYELALHYGEGPISLKSIAQKQGISEHYLEQLICTLRNSGYVTSIRGAQGGYILAKDPKGITVGDIITAMEGPIALVDCLLTDAEDNRYCKKAGACVTRGVWAKVCDSINEVLNSITLADLCREEKK from the coding sequence GTGAAGTTATCAACGAAAGGGCGCTATGGTGTAGCTGCAATGTATGAGCTTGCTCTGCATTATGGTGAAGGTCCAATTTCATTGAAAAGTATTGCGCAAAAACAAGGAATTTCTGAGCATTATTTAGAACAATTGATTTGTACTTTGCGCAACTCTGGTTATGTAACGAGTATTCGTGGTGCTCAGGGTGGATATATTTTAGCAAAAGATCCTAAAGGTATTACCGTTGGTGATATTATCACTGCAATGGAGGGTCCGATTGCTCTTGTTGATTGTTTGCTTACAGATGCAGAAGATAATCGTTATTGTAAAAAGGCTGGAGCTTGTGTTACACGTGGTGTATGGGCAAAGGTTTGCGATAGCATTAATGAAGTTTTGAATTCCATCACATTAGCGGATTTATGCCGTGAAGAAAAGAAATAA
- the nifS gene encoding cysteine desulfurase NifS, with product MRKIYFDHAATTPTDESVAKAMIEYMTTKFGNPSSVHAFGREVRKEVTEAREAVADLIGAANSNEIFFTSGGSESDNFALKGIAFANQRRGNHIITSQIEHHAVLHTCQWLEKHGFEVTYLPVDEYGMVRLEDVKAAITEKTILISIMFANNEVGTIEPIKEIGAIAKEKGIYFHTDAVQAVANVPIHVQEMNIDLLSLSGHKFYGPKGIGALYIRRGVKIEAVQMGGAQERNLRAGTENVPAIVGLGIAARNAKRDLEEKAARLASLRDKLIQGIQEKITNVKLNGHPTKRLPGNVNLSFRFIEGEALLLNLDMKGIAASSGSACTSGSLDPSHVLLALGLTHETAHGSLRITLGKMNTEEDIDYTLEVLPEIVNRLRSMSMLCEENSEGLMKK from the coding sequence ATGAGAAAAATTTATTTTGACCATGCAGCAACGACTCCAACGGATGAAAGTGTTGCTAAGGCAATGATTGAATATATGACAACGAAGTTTGGAAACCCTTCTAGTGTTCATGCCTTTGGGCGTGAAGTACGCAAAGAGGTAACTGAAGCGCGTGAAGCAGTTGCTGATTTAATTGGTGCAGCAAATAGTAATGAAATATTTTTTACAAGTGGTGGAAGTGAAAGTGATAACTTTGCTTTAAAAGGAATTGCATTTGCAAACCAAAGACGCGGGAATCATATTATTACTTCGCAAATTGAACATCATGCGGTTTTGCATACTTGCCAATGGCTGGAAAAACATGGATTTGAAGTTACCTATTTACCAGTGGATGAATACGGCATGGTTCGTTTAGAAGATGTAAAAGCAGCAATTACCGAAAAGACGATTTTAATTAGCATAATGTTTGCCAATAATGAGGTTGGTACGATTGAACCAATCAAAGAAATTGGTGCGATTGCAAAAGAAAAAGGGATTTATTTTCATACGGATGCGGTACAAGCTGTGGCAAATGTACCAATTCATGTACAGGAGATGAATATTGATTTATTATCTTTGTCTGGACATAAATTTTATGGGCCGAAAGGAATCGGTGCACTTTATATTAGACGTGGCGTGAAAATCGAAGCGGTTCAAATGGGTGGGGCGCAAGAGCGAAACTTACGTGCCGGAACAGAAAATGTGCCAGCGATTGTTGGCTTAGGAATTGCGGCGCGTAATGCAAAACGCGATTTAGAAGAAAAAGCGGCGCGGTTAGCAAGCTTGCGTGATAAATTGATTCAGGGAATTCAAGAAAAAATTACAAATGTAAAATTAAATGGACATCCAACAAAACGCTTACCGGGTAACGTGAACTTAAGTTTTCGTTTTATCGAGGGTGAAGCATTGCTATTGAATTTGGATATGAAAGGGATAGCAGCTTCAAGTGGGTCTGCTTGCACATCGGGGTCGTTAGATCCATCCCATGTTTTATTAGCACTAGGGCTGACTCATGAAACAGCGCATGGCTCACTTCGTATAACTTTAGGGAAAATGAATACGGAAGAAGATATTGATTACACTTTGGAGGTTTTACCTGAAATTGTGAATAGACTTCGTAGTATGTCGATGCTTTGTGAAGAAAACTCTGAAGGTTTAATGAAAAAATAA
- the nifU gene encoding Fe-S cluster assembly scaffold protein NifU has translation MAEGVYTEKVMDHFANPRNVGEIKDADGVGEVGNAKCGDIMRIYLKVEDNIIKDVKFKTFGCGAAIATSSMVTEMVMGKTLEDALTVTNQAVAEALGGLPPVKMHCSNLAADAMHKAIQDYMKKHAKAE, from the coding sequence ATGGCAGAAGGTGTATACACAGAAAAAGTGATGGATCATTTTGCAAATCCTCGTAATGTAGGGGAAATTAAAGATGCTGATGGTGTAGGCGAGGTTGGCAATGCAAAATGTGGCGATATTATGCGTATTTATTTAAAGGTAGAAGATAATATTATTAAGGATGTTAAATTTAAAACTTTTGGATGTGGAGCAGCGATTGCAACAAGTAGTATGGTTACTGAGATGGTAATGGGGAAAACTTTAGAAGATGCTTTAACCGTGACAAATCAAGCAGTAGCAGAAGCTTTGGGAGGACTTCCTCCAGTAAAAATGCATTGTTCAAACTTAGCTGCAGATGCAATGCATAAAGCGATACAGGATTATATGAAGAAACACGCGAAAGCGGAGTAA
- the mnmA gene encoding tRNA 2-thiouridine(34) synthase MnmA — protein MCAKPKVVVAMSGGVDSSLTAALLAHEGYEVIGVTMRLSDDSRDFDIDADRGCCSLSAVDDARRVADTIGIPHYVMNFRDMFQEKVVDYFISEYAKGKTPNPCIACNRYVKFEGLLKRSLELGAEFVATGHYARIERDENTGRYVLRKGIDVTKDQSYALYHLNQKTLHHFMMPLGKYTKIETRKMAAEFNLPVANKPDSQEICFVPNDDYKAYLEDKAPKVLKAGDIVDIEGNVLGRHKGVPLYTIGQRKGLGIAASNPLYVIGLDMQKNRVIVGSNTEVFADELIATDLNLITVDEITEPLSVAAKVRYGAKEGAAVITPINKDIIRVKFAEKQRAITPGQSVVFYDGENVVGGATIIKSVVRKS, from the coding sequence ATGTGTGCTAAACCCAAAGTGGTTGTAGCCATGAGCGGAGGGGTAGATAGTTCTTTAACTGCTGCCCTTCTTGCACATGAGGGCTACGAGGTAATCGGTGTTACGATGCGTCTCAGTGATGATAGTCGTGATTTTGATATAGATGCTGATCGAGGCTGTTGTTCTTTATCAGCGGTTGATGATGCAAGAAGAGTTGCAGATACAATTGGAATTCCTCATTATGTAATGAACTTTCGTGATATGTTTCAAGAAAAAGTGGTAGATTATTTTATTTCTGAATATGCAAAAGGAAAAACACCAAATCCATGTATTGCTTGTAACCGCTATGTTAAATTTGAAGGGCTGCTTAAGCGATCGCTTGAATTAGGGGCAGAATTTGTAGCTACTGGGCATTATGCGAGGATTGAACGAGATGAAAATACAGGGCGATATGTGTTACGTAAAGGGATTGATGTGACGAAAGACCAATCTTACGCACTTTATCACTTAAATCAAAAAACATTGCATCATTTTATGATGCCGCTTGGTAAGTATACAAAAATAGAGACACGGAAAATGGCGGCCGAGTTTAATTTACCGGTAGCCAATAAACCTGATAGTCAAGAAATTTGTTTTGTACCGAATGATGATTATAAAGCTTATTTGGAGGATAAAGCGCCGAAAGTATTAAAGGCTGGCGATATTGTTGATATTGAGGGCAACGTATTAGGGCGACATAAAGGTGTTCCATTATATACGATTGGGCAAAGAAAAGGATTGGGAATTGCGGCGTCTAATCCATTGTATGTCATCGGCTTAGATATGCAAAAAAATCGGGTGATTGTTGGTAGTAACACAGAGGTATTTGCTGATGAATTAATTGCAACCGATTTAAATTTGATTACGGTAGATGAGATTACAGAGCCTCTTAGCGTTGCGGCAAAAGTAAGATATGGAGCTAAGGAAGGCGCGGCTGTGATTACGCCGATAAATAAAGATATTATTCGTGTGAAGTTTGCTGAAAAACAGCGTGCGATAACTCCAGGCCAATCTGTTGTTTTTTATGATGGGGAAAATGTGGTTGGCGGTGCGACAATTATTAAATCCGTAGTGCGTAAAAGCTAG
- the alaS gene encoding alanine--tRNA ligase, whose translation MKFMSGRELREKYLQFFASKEHLRLPSASLIPENDPTLLMIGAGMAPFKPFFTGKMKPPHTRITTSQKCVRTGDIENVGRTARHQTFFEMLGNFSFGDYFKREAIHWAWEFLTEHLEMPKDKLWVTIYPDDEEAYKIWAEEIGVNPEHIVKLEDNFWEIGPGPCGPCSEIYIDLGEERGCGSPDCAVGCDCDRFLEIWNLVFTQFDRDEEGNYSPLEKKNIDTGAGLERLASVLQNKRSNFETDLLFPIIEYASNVSNVAYGTNEKNDISLKVIADHARSMTIMILDGILPSNEGRGYVLRRIIRRAIRHGRLLGIESAFLTGAVDAVVEIFDEVFPELLEKQDYIKKVISLEEERFHTTLVQGMELLNHHIDELKQADKVVLSGEAAFKLYDTFGFPWELTAEILEENGLSLDKEAFDKAMTQQRERARAARQENQRISIPDLSGLDTEKLTFDMRAQSAQVICIWKDGEMVDNANDGEEAGIILDVTPFYAEGGGQVGDSGVFETELGKVEVAAAKKLPNGTIYHIGYVVEGTIKVGDIVTIAIDMSAKKATARNHTATHLLQAALKRVLGAHVNQAGSSVSPERLRFDFSHFEPVTAEQMQEVEKIVNNVIFSATDVEIFETSQDEAKAMGAMALFGEKYGDRVRVVSVGDYSKELCGGTHVDNVAMIGTFKIISEAGVASGVRRIEAITGAAALEYFNGKLATLNTVSDMLRTRPEEIVARLDAVLANVKELEHSLNELSAMKAKAEAQKLLLAVQDFGGVPAIIGKAQVADMDELRNLADLTCDKLNGGLVVLAAVGDEKVNFVVKVSKEAVKKGIHAGNIVKATAKVAGGGGGGRPDMAQAGGKMPEKTGEAFDMAVATIKEQLGI comes from the coding sequence TTGAAATTTATGAGTGGAAGGGAACTGCGCGAGAAATATTTGCAGTTTTTTGCTAGTAAGGAACATTTAAGATTACCAAGTGCATCGTTAATACCAGAAAACGATCCCACTTTATTAATGATAGGTGCAGGAATGGCACCATTTAAACCTTTTTTTACTGGAAAAATGAAGCCCCCTCATACGCGAATTACGACAAGTCAAAAATGCGTAAGAACGGGTGATATAGAAAACGTTGGGCGTACAGCTAGACATCAAACTTTCTTCGAAATGTTAGGAAACTTTTCTTTTGGCGACTATTTTAAACGTGAAGCAATTCATTGGGCGTGGGAGTTTTTAACTGAGCATTTAGAAATGCCGAAAGATAAATTATGGGTAACGATTTATCCAGATGATGAAGAAGCGTATAAAATTTGGGCCGAAGAAATTGGCGTAAACCCTGAACATATTGTAAAGCTAGAAGATAATTTTTGGGAGATTGGGCCAGGCCCATGTGGTCCATGTTCAGAAATCTATATAGATTTAGGTGAAGAACGTGGTTGCGGAAGTCCAGATTGTGCAGTAGGATGCGATTGTGACCGTTTCTTAGAGATTTGGAATCTTGTCTTTACTCAATTTGATAGGGATGAAGAAGGAAATTACTCTCCACTTGAAAAGAAAAATATTGATACAGGTGCGGGATTAGAGCGTCTTGCATCAGTATTACAAAATAAACGATCTAATTTTGAAACGGACTTACTTTTCCCAATTATTGAGTATGCAAGTAATGTATCTAATGTTGCATATGGGACAAATGAAAAAAATGATATTTCACTTAAAGTTATTGCCGACCATGCAAGAAGCATGACAATTATGATTTTAGATGGTATTTTGCCTTCTAATGAAGGTCGTGGCTATGTACTTAGAAGAATTATTCGCAGAGCGATTCGCCATGGTCGTTTATTGGGAATTGAAAGTGCATTTCTAACTGGTGCTGTAGATGCAGTTGTTGAAATTTTTGATGAAGTTTTTCCAGAATTATTAGAAAAACAAGATTATATTAAAAAGGTAATTAGTTTAGAAGAAGAACGTTTCCATACAACTTTAGTACAAGGTATGGAATTGTTAAATCATCATATCGATGAATTAAAACAAGCAGATAAAGTAGTACTTAGTGGGGAAGCTGCATTTAAGTTATATGATACGTTTGGTTTTCCTTGGGAGCTAACTGCTGAAATTCTTGAAGAGAATGGTCTTTCTTTAGATAAAGAAGCTTTTGATAAAGCCATGACGCAGCAAAGAGAACGTGCACGTGCAGCACGCCAAGAAAATCAACGTATTTCTATTCCGGATTTAAGTGGGCTTGATACAGAAAAACTTACTTTTGATATGAGAGCTCAATCGGCACAGGTTATTTGCATTTGGAAAGATGGAGAAATGGTTGATAATGCAAATGATGGGGAAGAGGCTGGAATTATCCTTGATGTTACACCTTTCTATGCAGAGGGTGGCGGACAGGTTGGAGACAGCGGTGTATTTGAGACGGAATTAGGCAAGGTTGAAGTTGCAGCAGCGAAAAAATTACCGAATGGTACGATTTATCATATTGGATATGTTGTAGAGGGGACCATTAAGGTTGGTGATATAGTAACAATTGCTATTGATATGTCAGCGAAAAAAGCTACGGCGCGCAATCATACGGCAACACATTTATTGCAAGCTGCATTAAAGCGTGTGCTTGGTGCGCATGTAAATCAAGCGGGGTCATCTGTTAGTCCAGAACGTTTACGTTTCGACTTTTCACATTTTGAGCCAGTTACAGCAGAGCAGATGCAAGAAGTTGAGAAAATTGTAAATAATGTGATTTTTTCAGCTACCGATGTTGAAATCTTTGAAACTTCACAAGATGAAGCAAAAGCTATGGGGGCTATGGCTTTATTTGGGGAGAAATATGGAGACAGAGTTCGCGTTGTATCTGTTGGTGATTATAGTAAAGAGTTGTGCGGTGGAACTCATGTTGATAATGTAGCAATGATTGGTACATTTAAAATTATTAGCGAAGCTGGAGTAGCATCAGGAGTGCGGCGTATTGAAGCGATTACTGGTGCGGCAGCATTAGAATACTTTAATGGAAAATTGGCTACATTAAATACAGTTTCTGATATGTTAAGAACTCGTCCAGAAGAAATTGTTGCGCGCTTGGATGCAGTTTTAGCTAATGTAAAAGAGCTAGAGCATAGCTTAAACGAATTGAGTGCGATGAAAGCGAAAGCAGAAGCACAAAAACTACTGTTAGCGGTACAAGACTTTGGCGGAGTTCCAGCAATTATCGGTAAAGCTCAAGTTGCTGATATGGATGAATTAAGAAATTTAGCTGATCTTACTTGTGATAAATTAAATGGTGGTTTAGTTGTTCTTGCAGCTGTCGGCGACGAAAAAGTAAACTTTGTCGTCAAAGTTAGCAAAGAAGCAGTTAAAAAAGGAATCCATGCAGGGAATATTGTGAAAGCGACAGCCAAAGTTGCTGGTGGTGGCGGTGGTGGTCGTCCGGATATGGCGCAAGCCGGTGGTAAAATGCCAGAAAAAACGGGCGAAGCTTTCGATATGGCAGTTGCAACTATTAAGGAGCAACTTGGTATTTAA
- a CDS encoding IreB family regulatory phosphoprotein, whose product MANMEETMMFRVGTEDAPKASVVIEEACQAMREKGYNPINQLVGYLLSGDPTYITSYNNARSKIRKIERDELLEEFIRSYIEK is encoded by the coding sequence ATGGCAAATATGGAAGAAACAATGATGTTTAGAGTAGGAACAGAAGATGCTCCGAAGGCGTCTGTTGTGATTGAAGAAGCATGCCAAGCTATGCGGGAAAAGGGATATAATCCAATTAATCAATTAGTTGGATATTTACTCTCTGGAGATCCTACCTACATTACGAGTTATAATAATGCCAGAAGTAAGATCAGAAAGATAGAACGTGATGAACTTTTAGAAGAGTTTATACGATCTTATATTGAGAAATAG
- the ruvX gene encoding Holliday junction resolvase RuvX, with amino-acid sequence MRILGLDVGDKTIGIAVSDALMITAQGVETIRRTSLERDLKRLQELMAEYETNQLLIGMPKNMNGTIGPRAEFVKAFAELIVDKIEGTKIIFWDERLSTVAATKSLIAADVSRAKRRKVIDKMAAVFILQGYLDSRG; translated from the coding sequence ATGCGAATATTAGGACTCGATGTAGGGGATAAAACGATCGGCATAGCCGTAAGTGATGCCTTGATGATTACTGCACAAGGAGTGGAGACTATACGTCGAACTTCTTTAGAGCGAGATTTGAAAAGATTACAAGAATTAATGGCAGAATATGAAACAAATCAATTACTTATTGGAATGCCAAAAAATATGAATGGAACAATTGGTCCGCGAGCTGAATTTGTAAAGGCATTTGCTGAATTAATTGTTGACAAAATTGAAGGAACAAAAATTATTTTTTGGGATGAAAGACTTTCGACAGTAGCAGCAACGAAGTCTTTGATTGCTGCAGATGTCAGCAGAGCAAAAAGACGCAAGGTGATAGACAAAATGGCAGCTGTCTTTATATTACAGGGATATTTAGATAGTAGAGGCTGA
- a CDS encoding DUF1292 domain-containing protein has product MVDKEKEVIDEQDELVVVMTDEEGNEFYYREELIIPVGDKKFALLVGINEDEEHDCGCDCGCDDEDVFIARIDLDENGEEVYVDPTDEEFEEVQKAYDELMAEEEE; this is encoded by the coding sequence ATGGTTGATAAAGAAAAAGAAGTTATTGATGAACAAGATGAATTAGTTGTTGTCATGACAGATGAAGAGGGAAATGAATTTTACTATCGTGAAGAACTTATCATTCCTGTTGGCGATAAAAAATTTGCACTTTTAGTTGGTATTAATGAAGATGAAGAGCATGACTGTGGATGTGATTGTGGTTGTGACGATGAAGATGTTTTCATTGCTAGAATTGATTTGGACGAAAATGGTGAAGAAGTTTATGTAGATCCTACAGATGAAGAATTTGAAGAAGTACAAAAAGCCTATGACGAATTAATGGCTGAGGAAGAAGAATAA